In Calothrix sp. PCC 7507, one DNA window encodes the following:
- the dnaA gene encoding chromosomal replication initiator protein DnaA, whose amino-acid sequence MEIPIDSLWNQVLERLQLELSRPTFETWIKTASAERLENNCLVICTPNPFARNWLQKYYINTIANVVQDILSHPVEIYITVAKGDEVSHLHEREESWELSSANHLSENAVKDKQKTSDLNSKYVFSRFVVGANNRMAHAASLAVAESPGREFNPLFLCGGVGLGKTHLMQAIGHYRWEICPDSKIFYVSTEQFTNDLITAIRKDSMQSFREHYRAADVLLVDDIQFIEGKEYTQEEFFHTFNTLHEAGKQVVIASDRPPNQIPRLQERLCSRFSMGLIADIQTPDLETRMAILQKKAEYENIRLSRDVIEYIASNYTSNIRELEGALIRALAYISIWGLPMTVESITPVLEPPNEKVAATPEVILKVIGDTFDVSIEDLKGNSRRREISWARQIGMYLMRQHTALSLPRIGEEFGGKDHTTVIYSCDKITQLQESDRTLAQTLRQLSDRINMTSRSQK is encoded by the coding sequence ATGGAAATCCCTATAGACAGTTTGTGGAATCAGGTACTGGAGCGCTTACAACTAGAATTATCTCGTCCCACCTTTGAAACCTGGATAAAAACTGCTAGTGCGGAGCGGTTAGAAAACAACTGCTTGGTAATATGTACTCCTAACCCTTTTGCGCGTAATTGGTTACAGAAGTATTACATCAATACTATTGCTAATGTAGTACAGGATATTCTCAGTCATCCTGTGGAAATTTATATTACTGTTGCCAAAGGTGATGAAGTTTCTCATCTTCACGAACGAGAAGAGTCTTGGGAATTATCATCGGCGAATCATCTTTCAGAAAATGCTGTCAAAGATAAACAAAAAACTAGTGATTTAAATTCAAAGTATGTCTTTTCACGATTTGTAGTTGGTGCTAACAATCGTATGGCGCACGCTGCATCTCTAGCGGTTGCGGAGTCTCCTGGAAGAGAGTTTAATCCTTTATTTCTATGTGGTGGTGTAGGTTTAGGTAAAACGCACCTCATGCAGGCTATTGGTCATTATCGTTGGGAAATTTGCCCAGATTCTAAAATATTTTATGTTTCAACTGAGCAGTTTACTAATGATCTAATTACAGCTATCCGTAAGGATAGTATGCAAAGTTTTCGCGAGCATTATCGAGCAGCAGATGTGTTGTTAGTTGATGATATTCAGTTTATTGAGGGTAAAGAGTATACACAAGAAGAATTTTTTCATACTTTTAATACTTTACATGAAGCTGGCAAACAGGTTGTTATAGCTTCTGATCGCCCTCCCAATCAGATTCCGCGCTTACAAGAACGCCTTTGTTCTCGGTTCTCTATGGGTTTAATAGCTGATATTCAAACCCCAGATTTAGAAACTAGAATGGCGATTTTACAGAAAAAAGCTGAATACGAAAATATCCGCCTTTCTCGTGATGTGATTGAGTATATCGCTTCTAACTATACTTCTAACATTCGTGAATTAGAAGGAGCTTTAATTCGGGCACTAGCTTATATTTCTATTTGGGGTTTACCTATGACTGTAGAAAGTATCACACCAGTTTTAGAGCCGCCAAACGAAAAAGTAGCAGCAACCCCAGAGGTGATTTTAAAGGTTATTGGTGATACTTTTGACGTTTCAATTGAAGACCTTAAAGGCAACTCTCGACGACGAGAGATTAGCTGGGCACGTCAAATAGGTATGTATCTAATGCGGCAACATACTGCTTTAAGTTTGCCGAGAATTGGTGAAGAATTCGGTGGTAAAGACCATACAACGGTGATCTACAGTTGTGACAAAATTACTCAACTTCAGGAGAGCGATCGCACTTTAGCACAAACTCTACGTCAACTAAGCGATCGCATCAACATGACTAGTCGCTCTCAAAAATAA
- a CDS encoding outer membrane protein assembly factor produces the protein MRVSSAAIFTLATLTASNVTQQAMAAPATNQTPAEKAGNLVVPVLEDLSTQVAPISAPETVVAQQFSQNPVVAPKVVNKSLAIIASKPKANSPVVLLPSSPLPVASPAPVINNDLVVTATDVQVVGATQELQQIIRQVIKTQTGGETSQSQLQRDVTAILDTGLFTTANVNSRSTSKGLNVVYQVQPIVVRSLQLSGAKALTYQVVQKQFQSQIGTTISPVALQEAVKQLNKWYADNGYNLARVLSIKPNREGILTLNVAEGLVGDIKFRFVNDEGKTVDSKGNPVTGRTKTDFLRQQLKLKSGQLFQENAVRQDVQQLYKLGLFESVNVALEGDATKVDLVYELKETGARAVNVGGSYSTDQGLIGTLNYQDQNIGGVNDKLGVNVGVGLRDFQFDTKFTSPYRETNPDRLGYTINAFRRRELSQTFDDKIELANGDRAREGRIGGSVSFQRPIDDWDTSLGFNYTRINISDRQGNITPTDAKGNPLTASGTGTDDLTTVSFTASKDQRDNVLNPTKGSLLTLSTEQSVPLGQGNISINRLKANYSQYVPVQLFSSKQPQVFALNVQAGTVLGNLPPYEAFNLGGSNSVRGYDSGNVGTGRSYVLASAEYRFPILPIVGGVLFADYGSDLGSGDTVLGNPAGMRNKPGSGFGYGAGVRFDSPLGLIRADYGINDQGESRVHLGIGQRF, from the coding sequence ATGCGAGTTTCTTCTGCTGCAATTTTTACATTAGCAACTTTAACTGCTAGTAATGTCACTCAGCAAGCAATGGCTGCACCTGCTACAAACCAGACTCCGGCAGAAAAGGCAGGGAACTTGGTAGTACCAGTGCTTGAAGACTTGTCAACACAGGTAGCACCAATTTCAGCACCAGAAACTGTAGTTGCTCAACAATTTTCTCAAAATCCTGTAGTCGCACCAAAGGTTGTTAACAAATCGTTAGCAATCATAGCATCAAAACCCAAGGCTAATTCCCCCGTCGTTCTTCTCCCTTCTTCTCCCCTACCCGTCGCTTCCCCAGCCCCTGTGATTAACAATGATTTAGTAGTTACAGCTACAGATGTACAGGTAGTAGGAGCTACTCAGGAATTGCAGCAGATTATTCGCCAGGTCATTAAAACCCAAACGGGTGGAGAAACTAGTCAAAGCCAATTGCAAAGAGATGTGACGGCGATTTTAGATACAGGTTTATTTACTACTGCTAACGTCAATAGCCGTAGCACTTCCAAGGGCTTGAATGTAGTGTATCAGGTGCAGCCAATAGTGGTGCGATCGCTACAGCTTTCCGGTGCTAAGGCACTCACCTATCAAGTAGTCCAAAAACAGTTCCAATCTCAAATCGGTACTACTATCAGTCCTGTAGCCCTCCAGGAAGCAGTAAAGCAACTCAACAAATGGTACGCCGACAATGGTTATAATCTAGCAAGGGTTTTATCGATTAAACCGAACCGTGAAGGCATCCTCACTTTAAATGTAGCTGAGGGCTTGGTGGGAGACATCAAGTTTCGCTTTGTCAACGATGAAGGTAAAACCGTTGATAGTAAAGGCAATCCAGTTACAGGTCGTACCAAAACAGATTTCTTACGGCAACAACTTAAGCTGAAATCTGGTCAACTCTTCCAAGAAAATGCGGTACGGCAAGACGTCCAGCAACTGTATAAACTCGGCTTATTTGAGTCCGTGAATGTTGCCTTGGAAGGGGACGCAACCAAAGTAGATTTAGTCTATGAACTCAAAGAAACTGGGGCCCGTGCAGTCAATGTGGGTGGAAGTTACAGCACTGATCAGGGACTGATTGGCACGTTAAACTATCAAGATCAGAATATTGGCGGCGTGAACGATAAATTGGGTGTGAATGTTGGGGTAGGGCTGCGTGACTTCCAGTTTGATACCAAATTTACTAGTCCCTATCGAGAAACTAACCCAGATCGTTTGGGTTATACGATCAATGCCTTTCGCCGTCGGGAATTGTCACAAACATTTGATGACAAAATTGAATTAGCTAACGGTGACAGGGCGCGGGAAGGTCGTATTGGTGGGAGTGTGAGCTTTCAAAGACCCATTGACGACTGGGATACATCCTTGGGATTTAATTATACCCGTATTAATATCAGCGATCGCCAAGGTAATATTACCCCAACTGATGCCAAAGGTAATCCCCTCACCGCCAGCGGAACTGGCACTGATGACTTAACCACCGTATCTTTCACCGCCTCCAAAGACCAACGAGATAATGTCTTGAATCCCACCAAAGGTTCCCTTCTGACTCTGAGTACAGAACAATCTGTGCCTCTGGGACAAGGTAATATTTCCATTAATCGCCTGAAAGCGAATTACAGCCAATATGTACCAGTCCAGTTATTTAGCAGCAAACAGCCACAAGTATTTGCCTTAAATGTGCAAGCTGGCACTGTTCTGGGTAATTTACCACCCTATGAAGCTTTTAATTTAGGTGGTTCTAACTCAGTACGCGGTTATGATTCGGGGAATGTCGGTACTGGTCGCAGTTATGTCTTAGCTTCCGCAGAATACCGCTTCCCCATTTTACCCATAGTTGGGGGTGTATTATTTGCTGATTATGGCTCAGATTTAGGTTCTGGCGACACTGTCTTAGGAAATCCAGCGGGGATGCGAAATAAACCAGGTAGTGGTTTTGGTTATGGCGCAGGAGTCCGCTTCGACTCACCCCTAGGCTTAATTCGGGCTGACTATGGCATTAATGACCAAGGAGAAAGCCGCGTGCATTTGGGTATAGGTCAACGGTTTTAG
- the dnaN gene encoding DNA polymerase III subunit beta, giving the protein MKLVCAQSDLSTNLSLVSRAVPSRPTHPVLANVLLQADAQTNQVSLTAFDLSLGIRTSFTAEVWQGGAIALPAKLLVDITSRLPEGEITLDDESALEGETSGGEGLIVTLTPKSGHYQVRAMGAEEFPELPVIENAEALQLTTAALIEGLRGSLFATSGDETKQVLTGVHLKLTQDTLEFAATDGHRLAVVETSNERPLGGGGEIEVTVPARALRELERMLVHNSASDQPVALSFDQGQVIFEWQHQRLTSRTLEGQYPAYRQLIPRQFERQVTLERRQFLSTLERIAVLADQKNNIVKVSIDSEAQQITLSCEAQEMGSGRESMPAQVSGEDIEIAFNVKYLMEGLKALPSSEIQMHLNQNLTPVIFTPLGGLKMTYLAMPVQLRN; this is encoded by the coding sequence ATGAAATTAGTTTGCGCGCAAAGTGACCTCAGTACAAACCTTTCCCTCGTCAGCCGTGCAGTACCATCACGACCGACACATCCGGTACTTGCTAATGTACTGCTACAGGCGGATGCTCAAACTAACCAAGTCAGCTTAACAGCATTCGATCTCAGTTTAGGTATCCGTACCAGCTTCACTGCAGAGGTATGGCAAGGGGGAGCGATCGCACTTCCTGCTAAATTACTTGTAGACATCACCTCCCGTCTCCCAGAAGGAGAAATCACCCTCGATGATGAATCAGCTCTCGAAGGCGAAACCTCTGGTGGAGAAGGTTTAATCGTCACCCTCACACCCAAGAGTGGACATTATCAAGTGCGCGCAATGGGAGCCGAAGAGTTTCCGGAGTTACCTGTAATTGAAAATGCAGAAGCACTCCAGCTAACAACAGCAGCCTTGATTGAAGGCTTAAGAGGTTCGCTATTTGCTACTAGTGGAGACGAAACTAAACAAGTGCTGACTGGAGTCCACTTAAAACTTACACAAGACACGCTGGAATTTGCCGCTACCGATGGACATCGTTTAGCAGTAGTGGAAACTAGTAATGAGCGTCCTCTAGGTGGTGGTGGTGAAATAGAAGTGACAGTACCAGCCAGAGCTTTACGTGAACTAGAGCGGATGCTAGTGCATAATTCCGCATCAGATCAACCAGTGGCCTTATCTTTTGATCAAGGTCAAGTTATATTTGAGTGGCAACATCAACGCTTAACTAGCCGCACCTTAGAAGGGCAATATCCCGCTTATCGACAACTCATCCCCCGTCAGTTTGAGCGACAGGTAACACTTGAACGGCGACAATTCTTAAGTACTTTAGAGCGTATAGCTGTACTTGCCGATCAGAAGAATAATATAGTAAAAGTCAGTATTGATAGCGAAGCTCAACAAATTACCTTATCTTGTGAAGCTCAAGAAATGGGCAGTGGTAGAGAATCAATGCCTGCTCAGGTATCTGGAGAAGATATAGAAATTGCTTTTAATGTTAAATATTTGATGGAAGGATTAAAAGCTTTGCCATCTTCAGAAATTCAAATGCACTTAAATCAAAATCTGACTCCGGTGATTTTTACACCATTAGGTGGGTTGAAGATGACCTATTTAGCTATGCCTGTACAACTGAGAAATTAG
- a CDS encoding protein kinase: MLAGTTLQGGKYTLNQEIGRGGFGITFKATHHYLDQEVVMKTINERLRQHADFAKFERQFQDEARRLATCVHPNIVRVSDFFVEAGLPYMVMEYIPGETLGDAFVLPAIPLPEATAIHYIRQIAAALQVVHNNGLLHRDIKPDNIILRQGTQEVVLIDFGIAREFNSSVRQTHTGMVSEGYSPIEQYLTQAPRTPATDVYGLAATLYALLTAQVPLPALLRDREKMPSPRELQPHLSAAVNQAVMRGMAVESRFRPPTVAEWLRLLPGTGVNVAPQAVPTHTVATIDLSTQQQENRFGGTTKNRIPVSSAIAKVSASAQKLASSKAFIGSGVAVVAAIAGFGITSILPKSPSQSPSQPQFANPTVEQTPTLNPTPSDLGKETTTAAPSDTAPVSTSSRRKRNRRPVAENSDNKTEQLPQNNSGESQPEASPSSSPSQSLVEKLRAVRSSRNPSPSPSSTKDVDSPQPVKPPNSVVIPTPAPAESKKLDPPAVVVPTDDNQPQKEEKSEEKPQN; encoded by the coding sequence ATGTTAGCAGGTACAACTTTACAAGGTGGTAAATACACCCTCAACCAGGAAATAGGTCGGGGTGGCTTTGGCATTACATTCAAGGCTACTCATCACTACTTGGATCAGGAGGTGGTGATGAAAACCATCAACGAACGGCTGCGACAACATGCTGATTTTGCTAAGTTCGAGCGTCAATTCCAAGATGAAGCCAGACGATTAGCTACTTGTGTCCACCCTAATATTGTCCGGGTGAGTGACTTTTTTGTCGAAGCTGGGCTGCCTTACATGGTGATGGAATACATTCCTGGGGAAACTTTGGGAGATGCATTTGTGTTACCAGCGATACCTTTACCAGAAGCAACAGCAATTCATTACATCCGACAAATCGCCGCCGCATTGCAGGTAGTACACAATAATGGTTTGCTGCATCGGGATATTAAACCGGATAATATTATCCTCCGCCAAGGAACTCAGGAGGTGGTGCTAATTGATTTTGGCATTGCTAGGGAATTTAATAGTAGTGTCCGCCAGACTCACACGGGGATGGTTTCTGAAGGTTATTCCCCGATTGAACAATATTTGACACAAGCGCCGCGCACACCTGCAACCGATGTATACGGTTTGGCAGCTACTTTGTACGCACTATTAACAGCACAAGTTCCTTTACCTGCATTGTTACGCGATCGCGAAAAAATGCCATCCCCCCGTGAACTACAACCACATCTGAGTGCTGCTGTCAATCAAGCGGTGATGCGTGGTATGGCGGTGGAATCTCGCTTTCGTCCGCCAACGGTTGCAGAGTGGCTGAGGCTGTTACCGGGAACAGGGGTGAATGTAGCACCACAAGCAGTACCAACTCACACAGTCGCCACTATCGATTTATCTACCCAACAGCAAGAAAATCGGTTTGGGGGAACTACCAAAAATCGCATTCCGGTATCGTCAGCGATCGCCAAGGTGAGTGCATCGGCGCAGAAATTAGCATCATCAAAAGCATTTATTGGTAGTGGTGTAGCTGTGGTTGCAGCGATCGCCGGTTTTGGCATCACTAGTATACTCCCCAAATCTCCCAGCCAGTCACCTTCACAACCGCAGTTTGCCAATCCTACAGTCGAGCAAACACCTACTCTCAACCCTACACCCTCAGATTTAGGCAAAGAAACGACAACCGCAGCCCCATCTGATACTGCACCCGTTTCTACATCCTCACGACGCAAGCGCAATCGTCGTCCTGTCGCTGAAAATAGCGATAATAAAACTGAACAATTACCCCAAAATAATTCCGGAGAATCCCAACCTGAAGCTTCACCCAGTTCTTCCCCTTCACAGTCCTTAGTGGAAAAACTTAGGGCGGTTCGCTCATCTCGGAATCCTTCGCCCTCACCATCTTCTACAAAGGATGTGGACTCACCCCAACCTGTAAAGCCGCCAAATTCTGTGGTTATCCCCACACCAGCACCAGCGGAATCCAAAAAATTAGATCCTCCTGCAGTAGTGGTGCCAACTGATGACAATCAACCCCAAAAGGAAGAGAAATCCGAGGAAAAGCCGCAAAATTGA